The Pedobacter mucosus genome window below encodes:
- a CDS encoding helix-turn-helix domain containing protein, which produces MTTQLKQGEVLERIVRRDRMGISELSRKLNVSRRTIYNWFSQDRINHEVIWQIGTLLGQDLSASFPDVFPKQDLGQRTASSLEQNTKSNNGDSNSVYFWMNKYIHLLEKYNELLSPEDQQLQSESIIKNLPLRNKSNDTFAYHQ; this is translated from the coding sequence ATGACAACACAATTAAAACAAGGTGAAGTTCTTGAGCGCATAGTGCGCCGAGACAGAATGGGTATTAGCGAACTTTCTAGAAAGCTCAATGTTAGCCGAAGAACAATTTACAACTGGTTCAGTCAAGACAGGATTAACCATGAAGTAATTTGGCAAATCGGAACTTTGCTTGGCCAGGATTTGTCTGCTTCTTTTCCGGATGTTTTTCCAAAGCAAGACTTAGGACAAAGAACTGCTTCTAGTTTAGAGCAAAATACAAAATCTAATAATGGTGATAGTAATTCAGTTTATTTTTGGATGAATAAATACATTCATTTGTTAGAGAAATATAATGAATTATTAAGTCCTGAGGATCAACAATTACAATCTGAATCCATTATCAAAAATTTGCCTTTAAGAAATAAAAGCAACGATACTTTTGCTTATCATCAATAA
- a CDS encoding glycoside hydrolase domain-containing protein, which produces MKLRLLLLLTILCQITVSAQILKYTNGNNSWNPDSLGNHRVVIQFNGNGGIVHTKIDWRRRDLHPETKGIIVLNSNGKIVKSSSENITRESGDVYFEANSAGKYYIYYLPYKNEGRSNYPKGSYLKPIQTLTNRPRQVAINASVLEIQSIDAFNSFYPMEVIATEKEMKAVKAAHQAESFIVFPEDRMFPIKMKNDLPYRWIRKTSLNSFTGTASKGENYAFQFGVYALKNLNDLVVNFSDLKTSSGKTISSKYINCLNTTGTTYDNKPLIQKVNVALGSVQPMWITVDIPKTTSAGIYNGKFIIKANGKSKIVNVKITVKNEVLANHGVNSPVNQTRLTWLNSTLAQQNTVVSPYTPLVIEGNVISLLGRKFEINADGFPKQIQTFFNSEMTGYSEKPNNILYEPIHFHFFNTPKTQEKFTPSNFQFTNKEAGTVKWTATNTSTNIKMDVEGSLEFDGYVHYIVKVTALQDVDFSNVNFHIPFDKGSTKYLMGLGEKGGIRPDTVKWKWDVANKNQDAAWVGNVNAGLYYNLRDENYVRPLNTNFYLQKPLLLPKSWRNENKGGIQINVKGSSMLADSYTGARSMKKGDVLYYNFNLLITPFHLLNTDFQWDNRFYHKYGSLDSIKATGASVVNIHHATPINPWINYPFIEWKKMKNYIDEAHSKDLKVKIYNTVRELSNHAYELPALRSLGTEIYSPGKGGGFSWLQEHLDSNYIAAWFVPEIKDAAIINSGMNRWHNYYVEGMNWLTSNVGIDGVYLDDVAFDRITMKRIKRVLTQNNHPGIIDLHSANQFNKNDGFNNSAILYMEHFPYLNRLWFGEYFDYQKNNPDFFLTEVSGIPFGLMGEMLQDDGNPWRGMIYGMTSRLGWSDKSDPKPLWKAWDNFGIKGSEMIGYWSENCPVKTDNAKVLATVYKQKGKIMIALASWAEDDVKVNLIIDWNKLGLDSTKVKITAPAIDKFQTTGVFQEGKPIMIDKGKGLILIVE; this is translated from the coding sequence ATGAAACTTAGATTGCTTCTCTTACTAACTATTTTATGTCAAATAACAGTTAGCGCTCAAATTCTTAAATACACAAATGGCAACAATTCCTGGAATCCTGATTCTTTAGGTAATCATAGAGTAGTTATTCAATTTAATGGAAATGGTGGTATTGTTCATACTAAAATAGACTGGCGTAGAAGAGATCTACATCCCGAAACAAAAGGAATTATTGTACTTAATAGTAATGGCAAAATTGTAAAATCAAGTAGTGAAAATATCACCAGAGAAAGTGGAGATGTTTACTTTGAAGCAAATTCTGCAGGAAAATATTATATTTATTATTTACCTTATAAAAATGAAGGCCGAAGTAATTATCCTAAAGGAAGTTATCTCAAACCAATCCAAACTTTAACAAATAGGCCAAGGCAGGTTGCAATCAATGCTTCTGTTTTAGAAATTCAATCTATCGATGCTTTCAATTCCTTTTATCCAATGGAAGTTATTGCCACAGAAAAAGAGATGAAGGCAGTTAAAGCAGCCCATCAAGCAGAATCTTTTATTGTTTTCCCGGAGGATAGAATGTTTCCTATTAAAATGAAAAACGATTTGCCTTACCGATGGATTCGAAAAACTTCTTTAAATTCATTTACAGGAACAGCAAGTAAAGGAGAAAATTATGCTTTTCAATTCGGTGTATATGCATTGAAAAATTTGAATGACCTCGTGGTTAATTTTAGTGATTTAAAGACTTCTTCCGGTAAAACTATCTCTTCAAAATATATAAATTGTTTAAATACTACTGGAACAACGTATGATAATAAACCTTTAATTCAAAAGGTAAATGTTGCCTTAGGCAGTGTGCAACCAATGTGGATTACGGTTGATATCCCTAAAACTACATCCGCTGGGATTTATAATGGAAAATTTATTATTAAAGCTAATGGAAAATCTAAAATCGTTAACGTTAAAATAACAGTTAAGAATGAGGTTTTAGCCAATCATGGTGTGAATTCTCCAGTTAACCAAACCCGCTTAACCTGGCTAAATTCTACATTGGCCCAACAAAATACTGTTGTTTCACCTTATACTCCACTAGTTATTGAAGGAAATGTTATTTCATTATTAGGTAGAAAATTTGAGATTAATGCCGATGGTTTTCCAAAACAGATTCAGACTTTTTTCAATTCAGAAATGACTGGCTATTCTGAAAAGCCAAATAATATTTTATACGAACCTATTCACTTTCATTTTTTTAATACTCCAAAAACCCAAGAAAAATTTACTCCGAGTAATTTCCAATTTACAAATAAAGAAGCTGGCACAGTAAAATGGACTGCTACCAATACTTCTACAAATATTAAAATGGACGTGGAAGGCAGTTTAGAATTTGATGGTTATGTTCATTATATAGTTAAGGTTACTGCCTTGCAAGATGTAGATTTTAGTAACGTTAATTTCCATATTCCATTCGATAAAGGATCTACGAAGTACTTAATGGGTTTAGGAGAAAAAGGTGGGATTCGACCAGATACCGTAAAATGGAAATGGGATGTAGCGAATAAAAATCAGGATGCAGCTTGGGTTGGAAATGTAAATGCTGGGTTGTATTACAATTTAAGAGACGAAAATTATGTTCGTCCGCTAAATACGAATTTCTATTTGCAGAAACCTTTATTGCTGCCAAAATCTTGGAGAAATGAAAATAAGGGTGGTATTCAGATCAATGTAAAAGGAAGCTCAATGCTTGCAGATAGTTATACGGGCGCAAGAAGTATGAAAAAAGGCGATGTGCTTTACTATAATTTCAATCTATTAATCACTCCTTTTCACTTGCTAAATACTGATTTTCAATGGGATAATCGCTTTTATCATAAATATGGAAGTTTAGATTCTATAAAAGCAACTGGTGCTTCCGTGGTAAATATTCATCATGCAACACCGATAAATCCTTGGATTAATTATCCGTTTATCGAATGGAAAAAAATGAAAAATTATATTGATGAGGCACATTCAAAAGACTTAAAAGTGAAAATTTACAATACAGTTCGCGAATTATCAAATCATGCTTATGAGTTGCCTGCTTTAAGAAGTTTGGGAACAGAAATTTATTCTCCAGGTAAAGGTGGCGGGTTTAGCTGGTTACAAGAGCATTTAGATTCAAATTATATTGCAGCTTGGTTTGTTCCAGAAATTAAGGATGCAGCTATCATTAATAGCGGTATGAACCGTTGGCACAATTATTATGTTGAAGGAATGAATTGGTTGACTAGCAATGTAGGAATTGATGGCGTTTACTTGGATGATGTAGCTTTTGACCGCATTACAATGAAGCGGATTAAGCGTGTTTTAACTCAGAACAATCATCCAGGAATTATTGATTTGCATTCTGCCAATCAATTCAATAAAAACGATGGATTTAACAATAGCGCTATCCTTTATATGGAACATTTTCCGTACTTAAATCGGTTGTGGTTTGGAGAATATTTCGATTATCAGAAAAATAATCCTGATTTCTTTTTAACAGAAGTAAGTGGAATTCCGTTCGGTTTAATGGGAGAAATGCTTCAGGATGATGGTAATCCATGGCGTGGAATGATATATGGGATGACAAGCCGTTTGGGTTGGTCGGATAAAAGCGACCCAAAACCATTATGGAAAGCTTGGGATAATTTTGGAATAAAAGGCTCTGAAATGATTGGCTATTGGAGTGAGAATTGTCCAGTTAAAACCGACAACGCTAAAGTATTGGCTACTGTTTATAAACAAAAAGGAAAAATAATGATCGCCTTAGCAAGCTGGGCTGAAGATGATGTGAAAGTCAATTTAATTATCGACTGGAATAAACTTGGATTAGATTCTACTAAAGTCAAAATCACGGCTCCAGCAATTGATAAGTTTCAAACAACAGGAGTTTTTCAGGAAGGAAAACCCATTATGATTGATAAAGGAAAAGGTTTGATTTTGATTGTAGAGTAA
- a CDS encoding gluconate 2-dehydrogenase subunit 3 family protein gives MNRRDSIKAIGLTALSTTVLLEACKQKTPDAKTNEVLAEEAPKEAGREQWELDRDKRLKSETYFNKHEMATITILADIIIPKDGISGSASDAKVPEFIEFIVKDIPEHKVPMRGGLKWLDVYCFNKFQKSFAEASEREQISIVDEIAYPKKARPEMKAGVTFFNRMRSLTASGFYTTEIGVKDIGYVGNAPNQWTGVPEDVLKQYGMQNVKV, from the coding sequence ATGAATAGACGTGATTCCATAAAAGCAATAGGATTAACTGCATTAAGCACTACGGTTTTACTCGAAGCTTGCAAGCAAAAAACTCCTGATGCTAAAACAAATGAGGTGCTTGCAGAAGAGGCACCAAAAGAAGCTGGTAGGGAGCAATGGGAGTTAGATCGGGATAAAAGATTAAAGTCTGAAACGTATTTTAATAAACACGAAATGGCAACCATTACAATTCTGGCTGATATTATCATTCCAAAGGATGGTATTTCTGGAAGTGCATCTGATGCAAAAGTTCCGGAGTTTATTGAATTTATTGTTAAAGATATACCAGAACACAAAGTACCAATGAGAGGTGGCTTAAAATGGCTTGATGTTTATTGCTTTAATAAATTTCAAAAGTCGTTTGCTGAGGCTTCAGAAAGGGAACAAATCTCTATCGTTGATGAAATTGCCTATCCTAAAAAAGCCCGGCCAGAAATGAAGGCTGGTGTTACATTTTTTAATAGGATGAGAAGTTTGACAGCATCAGGATTTTATACAACTGAAATCGGGGTAAAAGATATTGGTTATGTTGGCAATGCACCGAATCAATGGACTGGTGTTCCTGAAGATGTACTAAAACAATACGGAATGCAAAACGTAAAAGTATAA
- a CDS encoding GMC family oxidoreductase — MSDFQIKKSPIVYDAIVVGSGAGGGMAAYVLANAGQKVLMLEAGQYFDPRIDAHQLKWPWESPRRGASSTRPFGDFDASYGGWELEGEPYTQKNKTEFEWFRSRMLGGRTNHWGRISLRMGPEDFKPTDGLTDDWPITYADVKPFYDKVDQMIGIYGTKEGLPNEPDGIFMKPPKPRLNELFIKKGAEKAGVKVITGRGAVMTESIKGNNDRAPCFYCGQCGRSCKVYGDFSASSCLVIPAVKTGNLTVITDAMVREVITNKNGEATGVSYVSRKDLQEYQVNGKLVILGASACESARILLNSKSQAHPGGLANSSGIVGKYLHDSTGAGVSGFLPQLMDRKRYNEDGVGSVHIYSPWWLDNKKLDFPRGYHIEYGGGMGMPSYGFGGGVAQINGMVPDRNGKMKEAGGYGKSLKDDYRRFYGTGVGMAGRGTAIARADNYCEIDPDTVDKFGIPVLRFNYKWAKEEILQAKHMQETFLSIMKEMGAVVTSEIHGADTNYGLLNPGKIIHEVGTIRMGDDPKKSALNKYCQAHDCKNLFVVDAGPFVQQGDKNATWTILALSMRTAEYILAQKKKNNI; from the coding sequence ATGAGTGACTTTCAGATAAAAAAATCACCTATTGTTTACGATGCCATCGTAGTTGGCTCAGGCGCAGGCGGCGGGATGGCTGCGTATGTACTGGCAAACGCCGGACAAAAAGTTTTAATGCTTGAAGCTGGCCAGTATTTTGATCCCAGAATTGACGCACATCAATTAAAATGGCCGTGGGAATCTCCACGTCGTGGCGCCAGCAGTACCCGTCCTTTTGGAGATTTCGATGCATCTTATGGTGGTTGGGAACTTGAAGGAGAGCCATACACACAAAAAAATAAAACTGAATTTGAATGGTTCAGGTCGAGAATGCTTGGCGGTAGAACAAATCACTGGGGAAGAATATCTTTAAGAATGGGTCCGGAGGATTTTAAACCCACTGATGGTTTAACAGACGATTGGCCAATTACTTATGCTGATGTAAAACCTTTTTATGATAAGGTTGATCAAATGATAGGTATCTATGGCACTAAAGAGGGTTTGCCAAATGAGCCTGATGGAATCTTCATGAAACCACCTAAACCACGATTAAATGAGCTGTTTATAAAAAAAGGTGCAGAAAAAGCCGGTGTAAAGGTTATTACAGGTAGAGGTGCCGTGATGACAGAATCGATTAAAGGAAATAATGACCGTGCCCCTTGTTTTTATTGTGGCCAATGCGGTAGAAGTTGTAAAGTTTACGGTGATTTCTCGGCTTCATCTTGCTTGGTAATCCCTGCTGTAAAAACAGGAAACTTAACTGTAATTACCGATGCAATGGTTCGTGAAGTAATTACTAATAAAAATGGAGAAGCTACAGGCGTTAGTTACGTAAGTCGAAAAGATTTGCAAGAATATCAGGTAAATGGAAAGCTTGTTATTTTAGGAGCTAGTGCTTGCGAGTCTGCACGCATTCTATTAAATTCTAAATCACAGGCGCATCCAGGTGGTTTAGCAAATAGTAGCGGCATAGTTGGTAAATATTTGCATGATTCTACTGGCGCTGGTGTTTCCGGTTTCTTACCTCAATTGATGGATAGAAAACGCTATAATGAAGATGGAGTTGGTAGTGTTCATATTTATTCTCCTTGGTGGTTGGATAATAAGAAGCTAGATTTTCCTCGTGGTTACCATATTGAATATGGTGGAGGAATGGGAATGCCATCTTATGGATTCGGTGGGGGCGTTGCCCAAATTAATGGAATGGTGCCAGATCGAAACGGTAAAATGAAGGAAGCTGGTGGTTACGGTAAATCACTTAAAGATGATTATCGCCGTTTCTACGGAACTGGAGTTGGAATGGCAGGTCGTGGTACCGCAATTGCTCGGGCAGATAATTATTGCGAAATTGATCCTGATACTGTTGACAAATTTGGCATACCTGTTTTAAGGTTTAATTACAAATGGGCTAAGGAAGAAATTTTGCAGGCTAAACATATGCAAGAAACTTTTTTATCCATCATGAAAGAAATGGGTGCAGTTGTTACTTCTGAAATTCATGGCGCTGATACCAATTATGGATTGCTAAATCCAGGAAAAATTATCCACGAAGTAGGAACGATTCGCATGGGTGATGATCCAAAGAAATCAGCTTTGAATAAATACTGCCAGGCACATGATTGTAAAAATTTATTTGTTGTTGATGCTGGTCCTTTCGTTCAACAAGGTGATAAAAATGCAACCTGGACTATTTTAGCCCTATCAATGAGAACTGCAGAATATATTTTAGCTCAAAAGAAAAAGAATAATATTTAA
- a CDS encoding class I SAM-dependent methyltransferase: MSTQHLEKLILTLNKSLIDKTFIKISLGNYKGTEEYLKQILVRQVLIKREGKLAFTFRYKTRDVVKNYSIEEAITLITEYLQSGFKIATLFTTEADLILEELNNGKVVFRENKTSSKEIPSVDHDKEKIRLIKPESKPYLTELKITDAEGKVFKNAQDKYRQINQYVEILSSLIKELPVGTIKNVTDMGSGKGYLTFALYDYLHSVLNLETEVVGVEYRQDMVDLCNNVAKKSAFNKLKFVQGTIEDYNADNVNLLIALHACDTATDDAIFKGINANAELIVVAPCCHKQIRREIEKNKVKNDVSFLTKYGIFLERQAEMVTDGIRALILEYFGYKTKVFEFISDAHTPKNVLIVGIKGKDDERNKEQKAKNKDDILQKIKASKEYFGIGYHHLERLLEL; this comes from the coding sequence ATGTCAACTCAGCATTTAGAAAAATTAATTTTAACGCTTAATAAAAGTTTAATTGATAAAACTTTTATTAAAATTTCTTTAGGAAACTATAAAGGAACAGAAGAATATTTAAAACAAATTTTAGTTCGACAAGTGTTGATAAAACGTGAAGGTAAACTTGCTTTTACTTTTCGGTACAAGACGCGAGATGTGGTGAAAAATTATTCAATTGAAGAGGCGATCACTTTAATTACAGAATATTTACAGAGTGGCTTTAAAATCGCTACGCTTTTTACAACTGAGGCGGACCTAATTTTAGAAGAATTGAATAATGGGAAAGTAGTGTTTAGAGAAAATAAAACATCATCTAAAGAAATACCTTCAGTTGATCATGATAAAGAAAAAATCAGGTTGATTAAACCGGAATCTAAACCTTACTTAACGGAATTAAAAATTACCGACGCAGAAGGAAAAGTCTTCAAGAATGCGCAAGATAAGTACCGTCAAATTAATCAATATGTCGAAATATTAAGTTCTCTAATAAAAGAATTGCCTGTTGGAACAATTAAAAATGTTACTGATATGGGCTCAGGGAAAGGTTATTTAACTTTTGCATTGTATGATTATTTGCATTCGGTTTTGAATCTAGAAACTGAGGTGGTTGGCGTTGAATATCGCCAGGATATGGTTGATTTATGCAATAATGTTGCAAAGAAATCTGCCTTCAATAAATTGAAATTCGTACAAGGAACGATTGAGGATTACAATGCAGACAATGTTAATTTGCTGATTGCACTTCATGCTTGTGACACTGCAACCGATGACGCCATCTTTAAAGGGATTAATGCAAATGCTGAATTAATTGTAGTTGCACCTTGTTGCCACAAACAAATCCGTAGAGAGATTGAAAAAAATAAAGTAAAGAATGATGTTTCGTTTTTAACTAAATACGGAATCTTTTTAGAGCGCCAAGCCGAAATGGTTACTGATGGAATCCGTGCTTTAATTTTGGAATACTTTGGTTACAAAACTAAAGTTTTTGAATTTATTTCGGATGCACATACACCAAAGAATGTGTTGATTGTTGGGATTAAGGGTAAAGATGATGAAAGGAATAAGGAGCAAAAAGCAAAGAATAAGGATGATATTTTACAAAAGATCAAAGCAAGTAAAGAATATTTCGGAATTGGCTATCATCATTTAGAGCGATTGTTGGAATTGTAG
- a CDS encoding DUF1304 domain-containing protein codes for MNKILLYLQLPNQTKMQLIAQILIGLVAVIHIYILWLEMFAWTTRAPKVFKTIPKELFPQTKALAANQGLYNGFLAAGLIWSLCINNHQWKFYIAIFFLTCVIIAGIYGAATASKKILYVQSIPALVALILLHL; via the coding sequence ATGAATAAAATTTTATTGTATCTTCAATTACCAAATCAAACTAAAATGCAATTAATAGCACAAATCCTGATTGGCTTAGTTGCCGTCATCCACATCTATATACTTTGGCTAGAAATGTTTGCCTGGACAACCAGAGCGCCTAAAGTTTTTAAAACGATTCCGAAAGAATTATTTCCACAAACAAAAGCATTAGCAGCAAATCAAGGATTGTATAATGGGTTTTTGGCCGCAGGTTTAATCTGGTCGTTATGTATAAACAATCACCAATGGAAATTTTATATAGCGATATTCTTTTTGACCTGCGTAATTATTGCCGGTATTTACGGCGCAGCAACAGCAAGTAAAAAGATTCTTTATGTACAATCTATCCCAGCTTTGGTAGCATTGATTTTGTTGCATCTATAA
- the dnaK gene encoding molecular chaperone DnaK: MGKIIGIDLGTTNSCVSVMEGNEPVVIANSEGKRTTPSIVAFAENGERKVGEPAKRQAITNPTKTIYSIKRFMGNSFNESAKEAGRVPYKVVKGDNNTPRVEIDDRKYTPQEISAIILQKMKKTAEDFLGYEVTEAVITVPAYFNDAQRQATKEAGEIAGLTVKRIINEPTAAALAYGLDKAHKDMKIVVFDCGGGTHDVSVLELGDGVFEVKSTDGDTHLGGDDFDHIIIDWLTDEFKAENSMDLAKDPMALQRLKEAAEKAKIELSSTTSTEINLPYITADASGPKHLVRTLSRAKFEQLAGDLIKRTIDPCKSALKNAGLTASDIDEIILVGGSTRIPAIQDAVKAFFGKEPSKGVNPDEVVAIGAAIQGGVLTGDVKDVLLLDVTPLSLGIETMGGVMTKLIESNTTIPTKKSETFSTAADNQPSVEIHILQGERPMAGQNRTIGRFILDGIPPSPRGIPQVEVAFDIDANGILHVSAKDKATGKEQKIRIEASSGLTDAEIKKMKEEAEANATEDAKVKEEADKINGADALIFSTEKQLKEFGDKLSADKKAPIEAGLEKLKAAHLTRNFADIDAAQAELQNAWNVASEEMYKAGEQPQGGGEQPQADGQPQAGGDNVTDVDFEEVKEDDKK; the protein is encoded by the coding sequence ATGGGAAAAATTATTGGAATAGACTTAGGAACAACAAACTCTTGCGTGAGCGTAATGGAGGGCAATGAGCCTGTAGTTATCGCAAACAGTGAGGGCAAACGTACTACACCGTCTATTGTTGCTTTTGCAGAAAACGGTGAGCGCAAGGTTGGCGAGCCTGCTAAACGTCAGGCTATAACCAACCCAACTAAAACGATATATTCGATTAAACGCTTTATGGGTAACAGCTTCAACGAAAGTGCAAAAGAAGCTGGACGTGTACCTTACAAAGTTGTTAAAGGTGATAACAACACGCCACGTGTTGAAATCGACGACAGAAAATACACTCCACAAGAGATATCTGCAATTATTTTGCAGAAAATGAAAAAAACTGCTGAAGATTTCTTAGGATACGAAGTTACTGAAGCGGTTATTACGGTACCAGCATACTTTAACGACGCACAACGTCAGGCTACTAAAGAAGCAGGCGAAATTGCAGGTTTAACTGTAAAACGTATCATTAACGAACCAACTGCAGCTGCTTTAGCCTACGGTTTAGATAAAGCACACAAAGACATGAAAATTGTTGTTTTTGATTGCGGGGGTGGTACACATGACGTTTCTGTTTTAGAATTAGGTGATGGCGTGTTCGAAGTAAAATCTACTGATGGTGATACACACTTAGGTGGTGATGACTTTGATCACATTATTATTGATTGGCTAACTGACGAATTCAAAGCTGAAAACAGCATGGATTTAGCTAAAGATCCAATGGCTTTGCAACGTTTAAAAGAAGCTGCAGAAAAAGCTAAAATTGAACTTTCGAGCACAACTTCAACTGAAATTAACTTACCATACATTACTGCTGATGCGAGCGGCCCAAAACACTTAGTACGTACATTATCTCGTGCTAAATTTGAGCAATTAGCTGGTGACTTAATTAAACGTACGATCGATCCTTGTAAATCTGCTTTGAAAAATGCTGGTTTAACTGCAAGCGATATCGACGAAATTATCTTAGTAGGTGGTTCAACTCGTATCCCAGCTATTCAAGATGCGGTTAAAGCTTTCTTCGGTAAAGAGCCAAGTAAAGGTGTTAATCCTGATGAGGTTGTTGCAATTGGTGCAGCTATTCAAGGTGGTGTTTTAACTGGTGATGTTAAGGATGTATTGTTATTAGATGTTACTCCATTATCATTAGGTATTGAAACTATGGGTGGTGTAATGACGAAATTAATTGAGTCTAACACAACAATTCCAACTAAAAAATCAGAAACTTTTTCAACAGCTGCTGATAATCAGCCATCTGTAGAGATCCATATTTTACAAGGTGAGCGCCCAATGGCTGGCCAGAACCGTACAATTGGTCGTTTCATTTTAGATGGTATTCCACCTTCGCCTCGTGGTATTCCTCAGGTAGAAGTTGCTTTTGATATTGACGCTAACGGTATTTTACACGTAAGCGCTAAAGATAAAGCTACTGGAAAAGAGCAAAAAATCCGTATTGAAGCATCTTCAGGTTTAACTGATGCTGAGATTAAGAAAATGAAAGAAGAAGCTGAAGCTAATGCAACTGAAGATGCAAAAGTTAAAGAAGAAGCTGACAAAATCAACGGAGCTGATGCTTTGATTTTCTCTACAGAAAAACAACTTAAAGAATTTGGTGATAAATTATCTGCGGATAAAAAAGCACCAATCGAAGCTGGTTTAGAGAAATTAAAAGCAGCACATTTAACTCGTAACTTTGCAGATATCGATGCAGCACAAGCTGAATTGCAAAATGCATGGAACGTAGCTTCTGAAGAAATGTACAAAGCTGGTGAACAACCTCAAGGCGGTGGCGAACAACCACAAGCTGATGGTCAACCGCAAGCTGGTGGCGATAACGTTACTGATGTTGATTTTGAAGAAGTAAAAGAAGACGATAAGAAATAG
- a CDS encoding phosphotransferase enzyme family protein, producing MELNLDPEILKAFGFSEENITITQIGSGLINRTYLVSEQLADKKYILQNINTAVFKNPEAIANNIKAVANYLLISSPDYLFIKPIQTAFGDEMAFIKHEYWRLLPFIADTVSLDVLTQPLQAYEAAKQFGKLSRLLKNFNVSKLEQTIAGFHSLDLRFDQFSKALICITPEIKALAKIQIDSALAHKYILDFYKSYAHSVDLPDRVMHHDTKISNVLLNADTFEGVCVIDLDTLMPGKFFSDLGDMMRTYLCAFSENETDLSKIKIRLPYFEAMIKGYLSEMKSVLTPTEKELILFSGKYIIYMQALRFLTDYLNGNIYYPINYESQNLDRAKNQFKLLQEITLNEKELQSIIEENLV from the coding sequence ATGGAGCTAAACTTAGATCCCGAAATATTAAAAGCATTCGGATTTTCTGAGGAAAATATAACAATTACACAAATAGGTTCGGGCTTAATTAACCGAACCTATTTGGTTTCAGAACAACTTGCCGACAAAAAATATATCCTACAAAACATAAATACGGCCGTTTTCAAAAATCCTGAGGCAATAGCAAATAACATAAAAGCAGTAGCTAATTATCTTTTAATAAGTTCTCCCGATTATCTTTTTATCAAGCCAATTCAGACTGCTTTCGGTGATGAAATGGCATTTATAAAACACGAATATTGGCGTTTGCTTCCTTTTATTGCTGACACAGTTTCACTTGATGTTTTAACCCAACCTCTTCAGGCATATGAAGCCGCTAAACAATTTGGAAAATTAAGTAGGTTATTAAAGAATTTTAATGTTTCAAAATTAGAACAAACCATCGCCGGATTCCATAGTCTGGATTTGCGTTTCGATCAATTTTCTAAAGCATTAATCTGCATCACTCCAGAAATTAAAGCTTTGGCGAAGATTCAAATCGATAGTGCATTAGCTCATAAATACATATTGGATTTTTATAAATCATATGCTCATAGTGTTGATTTGCCCGATCGTGTGATGCACCACGATACAAAAATTAGTAATGTTTTATTAAATGCTGATACGTTTGAAGGGGTTTGTGTTATAGATTTGGATACCTTAATGCCTGGTAAATTCTTTTCTGATTTAGGTGATATGATGCGAACATATCTATGTGCTTTCTCTGAAAATGAAACTGACTTAAGCAAAATAAAAATTCGTTTGCCCTATTTTGAAGCTATGATTAAGGGTTATTTATCTGAAATGAAAAGCGTTTTAACGCCTACAGAAAAAGAGTTAATCCTATTTTCTGGCAAATACATTATTTATATGCAAGCTTTACGTTTCTTAACTGATTACTTAAATGGTAATATTTATTATCCAATAAACTACGAGTCGCAAAATTTAGATAGAGCAAAAAATCAATTTAAATTACTACAAGAAATCACATTAAATGAAAAAGAGTTACAAAGTATTATAGAAGAAAATTTAGTGTGA